The Deltaproteobacteria bacterium DNA segment TTTGGGGCAGGAGCCACGCCGGAAGTTTTTCTTTTTGATGGAGACTTAAAACTTGTCTATCACGGTCGGATTGATGACAACTGGCAGGAGACAACCAAAGTTACACAACACTATTTGCGGGATGCGATCTCTGCGTTACTGGCAGGCAAAGAAATTGCAAAAAAAGAAACACATCCCATCGGTTGTTCCATCAAGTGGGGGTGAACCCCTGCGGGGCACGCAACTTTTTTTGCGTCCCGCCGAAGATAGATGTGAACGGAGGATTTTTATGAAGACTTTTTTGATTGAATTAGTAGTTGTTTTTTTCTTGGGAAGTGTGGGGTTGCTCCACGCAAAAATGACTCCCGCAACTTTTAATGCGGGCGAGTCGCTCACATCAGGAAAACTCTTTCTAAATCAGGTAGATACAGTCAGTCTTTATTTAAGTACTGAAAGAATTGTCTACGTTCCCCGCCTCACACAGGATTTGCATTTAAGCGTCAGCCTTACACTTTTGGGCATGTCGTTTGGGTCCAATACGACCGAAATGGAAAAATTTGTGGTCCGCCATATTCAGGCTTTCAACAAAACGTTAAAAGAACGTTTGGAATTTTATGCCCCCCAGTTGGCCAAGGAATTTGATCCCAATCAGGATGTCGATTTTGTTGTGAAGGTGGGTGCGGATCAAAAATCGGTGGCGACTTGGCAAGGCGGCGAATGGAAATGGATTGATACCTCGAAAAAACAAGCTAGTGTTGTCGAAGTTGGAAGTGACAAAAAGAAATGCCCGGCGATGATTGGAACCAAAAAAGAGGAGGGGACGCCTCCCGCAATAGAAGCCAGCGCAACGCCTCCTCCAAGTAGATAAAGCCTGCGCCCGTAGCTCAACGGATAGAGCATCTGGCTTCGAACCAGAGGGCTGGGAGTTCAAGTCTCTCCGGGCGCACAACGATTTTCCGCAGGGAAATCGTTCCTCTATTTTTGGGGAAACGGGTGGAGGATTTGAAAAATAAAAAGATAATTTGAGAAATTGGTGTGATGCCCAAGTCATGAAGGATTGGTGCGTATAGTTGCAAGGATGTTAATAGATTAAAACTTTACATACATAGCGGATATGCTATATCATCTCCATGAATGTTGAGTTTCTGATATTGCCGAATGGACGTTGTCCTGTCGAAGAATTTCTTGAAGAGCTGGATGATAAATCTCTTGCGAAGGTTTACAGGCTCATTGAAATTCTCAAGAAGCAGGGGAGTTTGCCCTTTCCTCATGCAAGAAAAATGACGGGTTTGAAAGGTTTATGGGAATTGAGAATTTTATCGAAAGGAATGGCTGTCCGGGTGTTTTATGTTTATTGGGAGAAAAACAGGATTGTATTAGTTTCCGGCTTTATCAAGAAATCGCAGGAAACGCCAAAAAGAGAAATTGATAGAGCTA contains these protein-coding regions:
- a CDS encoding type II toxin-antitoxin system RelE/ParE family toxin encodes the protein MNVEFLILPNGRCPVEEFLEELDDKSLAKVYRLIEILKKQGSLPFPHARKMTGLKGLWELRILSKGMAVRVFYVYWEKNRIVLVSGFIKKSQETPKREIDRAMQYLQESGVKP